The following proteins are co-located in the Pseudomonas synxantha genome:
- a CDS encoding 5-oxoprolinase subunit B family protein has protein sequence MAEMSPIRYSFGADEHLFAEVSDSMSLQAFFKGMAVTRAVKRMALEGVLDVCLANASFQIRFDPDRIAPHVLLDAVQSAEAQAVTERTLHTRIIEIPVLYNDPWTHETLMRFRDRHQDPSGTDLEYAARINGLADVDAFITAHSGAPWFVSMVGFVAGLPFMFQMVERERQLQVPKYLRPRTDTPKLTLGHGGCFGCIYSVRGAGGYQMFGVTPAPIYDPAQQLAYLKEHMVFFRPGDIVQFKPMDREAYDLAVAEVEAGRFDLRIRPVEFSLDAFLADPIGYPKTLQEALA, from the coding sequence ATGGCTGAAATGTCCCCCATCCGCTACAGCTTCGGCGCTGATGAACACCTGTTTGCCGAGGTCAGCGACAGCATGTCCCTGCAGGCCTTCTTCAAGGGCATGGCGGTAACCCGCGCCGTGAAGCGTATGGCACTGGAAGGCGTTCTGGATGTGTGCCTGGCCAATGCATCGTTCCAGATTCGTTTTGACCCCGACCGCATCGCGCCCCATGTACTGCTCGACGCGGTACAAAGCGCCGAGGCCCAGGCCGTGACCGAGCGCACCTTGCACACGCGCATCATCGAAATCCCGGTGCTCTATAACGACCCCTGGACCCATGAAACCCTGATGCGCTTTCGTGACCGCCACCAAGACCCCAGCGGCACTGACCTGGAGTACGCCGCACGCATCAATGGCCTGGCCGACGTGGACGCGTTTATCACCGCCCACAGTGGCGCACCGTGGTTTGTGTCGATGGTCGGCTTTGTCGCGGGCTTGCCGTTCATGTTCCAAATGGTCGAGCGCGAGCGACAATTGCAAGTGCCCAAGTATCTGCGGCCACGCACCGACACGCCCAAGTTGACCCTGGGCCATGGCGGCTGCTTTGGGTGTATCTACTCGGTGCGCGGCGCGGGGGGCTACCAGATGTTTGGCGTCACCCCTGCACCGATCTACGACCCGGCCCAGCAACTGGCGTACCTCAAGGAACACATGGTGTTTTTCCGGCCCGGCGATATCGTGCAGTTCAAGCCGATGGACCGTGAGGCTTACGACCTGGCCGTCGCCGAGGTGGAAGCAGGGCGTTTCGATTTGCGCATCCGCCCGGTGGAGTTTTCCCTCGATGCGTTTCTTGCCGACCCCATCGGCTATCCGAAAACCCTGCAGGAGGCGCTGGCATGA
- a CDS encoding sterol desaturase family protein, with protein sequence MKRLVSWLYAPACLLGFVGWGLYQPRWLLVIFAVAVAVSFVVELWLPYEPQWNRSLGDRWRDTLHALINESLNVVGLLVLPGLTVLLAFEGLWPRGWPLWEQLLMAIFLADAGITLMHYASHRIAPLWRLHAVHHSVQRLYGFNGLMKHPLHQLLEATAGLLPLILLGIPLEVAQLLALAIAIQLLLQHSNVDMRLGPLRWVFAWAPVHRFHHMKYGRAGDVNFGLFFNLWDWLLGTAFYRKGYRIGPGDLGIGSRPHFPVAYAAQLRDPFLVVRLAKEPPLPDDLH encoded by the coding sequence ATGAAACGGTTAGTCAGTTGGCTCTATGCGCCTGCATGCTTGTTGGGGTTTGTCGGATGGGGGCTCTACCAGCCCCGATGGCTACTGGTGATATTCGCGGTGGCGGTGGCGGTGTCGTTTGTGGTGGAACTATGGCTGCCCTACGAGCCGCAGTGGAATCGCAGCCTGGGCGATCGCTGGCGCGATACGTTGCATGCGTTGATCAACGAAAGCTTGAATGTTGTGGGTTTGTTGGTCCTGCCGGGCCTTACGGTGCTGCTGGCATTCGAGGGGCTATGGCCGCGAGGCTGGCCGCTGTGGGAGCAACTGTTGATGGCGATCTTCCTGGCCGATGCCGGGATCACCTTGATGCATTACGCCAGCCACCGCATCGCGCCCCTGTGGCGGTTGCACGCGGTGCATCACAGCGTGCAGCGGCTTTATGGTTTCAATGGTTTGATGAAGCATCCTTTGCACCAGTTGCTGGAAGCAACGGCGGGCCTGCTGCCACTGATCCTGCTGGGGATCCCACTGGAGGTCGCGCAATTGTTGGCCCTGGCCATCGCCATTCAGTTGCTGCTGCAACATTCCAATGTGGATATGCGCCTGGGGCCGCTGCGCTGGGTATTCGCCTGGGCGCCGGTGCATCGGTTCCACCACATGAAATACGGCCGCGCAGGGGATGTGAATTTCGGCCTGTTCTTCAATTTGTGGGATTGGCTGTTGGGCACGGCGTTTTATCGCAAAGGCTATCGCATAGGGCCGGGGGACTTGGGCATTGGCAGTCGACCGCATTTCCCCGTGGCCTATGCGGCACAGTTGCGTGACCCGTTTCTGGTGGTACGCCTGGCCAAGGAGCCGCCGCTGCCTGACGATCTACACTAG
- a CDS encoding DUF2025 family protein codes for MRITSELICQAADQLHGFVGLNRKTGQYIVRFSEDAFGMDVADDGIIPTAEFVWLPAADHTMTLCRERLQLLLDQNIDDRINITEPLRVYMRRVEIPQISALRSLVS; via the coding sequence ATGCGCATCACTTCCGAGCTTATCTGCCAGGCCGCCGACCAACTCCATGGCTTTGTCGGCCTCAATCGCAAGACTGGCCAGTACATCGTGCGTTTCAGCGAAGATGCCTTCGGCATGGACGTGGCCGATGACGGCATTATTCCCACCGCCGAATTCGTCTGGCTGCCCGCCGCCGACCACACCATGACCCTGTGCCGTGAACGCCTACAGTTGCTGCTGGACCAGAATATCGATGACCGCATCAACATCACCGAACCGTTGCGGGTGTACATGCGTCGGGTGGAGATCCCGCAGATCAGTGCGTTGCGCAGTTTGGTGAGCTGA
- a CDS encoding 5-oxoprolinase subunit PxpA, translating into MQAVDFNSDMGEGFGPWTIGDGVDAELMAYISSANIATGFHAGDPGTMRRTVERAKQLGVAIGAHPGFRDLVGFGRRHINAPAQELVDDMLYQLGALREIARAQGVHLQHIKPHGALYMHLARDEEAARLLVQNLQILEPTLLLYCMPNSVIWRIAKELGQPVVREFYADREYDLSGSIVFTRQVRALDPATVAARVLRACQTGLVRTVEGEDLLIEFDSICLHSDTPGALELVEATREVLDRAGIDVRPPQ; encoded by the coding sequence ATGCAGGCAGTGGATTTCAATTCAGACATGGGCGAAGGCTTTGGCCCCTGGACCATCGGCGACGGCGTCGATGCAGAACTGATGGCCTATATCAGCTCGGCCAACATCGCCACCGGCTTTCACGCCGGCGATCCCGGCACCATGCGCCGCACCGTCGAGCGCGCCAAGCAACTGGGGGTGGCCATCGGCGCGCACCCGGGCTTTCGTGACCTGGTGGGTTTCGGTCGTCGGCATATCAATGCACCGGCCCAGGAGTTGGTGGACGACATGCTCTACCAGCTCGGCGCCCTGCGCGAAATTGCTCGTGCCCAAGGCGTCCACTTGCAACATATCAAGCCCCATGGCGCGCTCTACATGCACCTGGCTCGCGATGAAGAAGCCGCACGGCTGCTGGTGCAGAACCTGCAGATCCTCGAGCCGACGCTGTTGCTGTATTGCATGCCCAACTCGGTGATCTGGCGCATTGCCAAGGAACTGGGCCAGCCTGTGGTACGCGAGTTCTATGCCGACCGCGAGTACGATTTGAGCGGCTCCATCGTCTTTACCCGCCAGGTTCGGGCGCTGGATCCTGCCACTGTCGCAGCGCGTGTCCTGCGTGCCTGTCAGACCGGGCTTGTACGTACCGTGGAAGGCGAAGACCTGTTGATCGAATTTGATTCCATCTGCCTGCACAGCGACACCCCCGGTGCCCTGGAACTTGTGGAAGCGACCCGTGAAGTCTTGGACCGTGCGGGCATCGACGTCAGGCCACCCCAATAA
- a CDS encoding helix-turn-helix domain-containing protein, translated as MKPEWSGRLWLGRDHGLVLGELGRTAPHAHYAHQLMFCPGAPITVSLDGHVTTAHRLFIPSRHNHAILETEGEVWALYAEPMIFDIQPLQQLLADGDLSPQALLRLPRRRLDDPRIERALAALDQHLVGKVSAQALAAAAHLSLSQLERLFNDRLGVPIRRLVLWRRLRIALQLALAGSTLTEAAHGAGFADSAHFSRTMKHLFGVTAGASLRQLQVQFLV; from the coding sequence GTGAAGCCCGAATGGTCAGGCCGCCTGTGGTTGGGGCGTGACCACGGGCTGGTGCTCGGCGAGCTGGGGCGCACCGCGCCCCATGCACACTACGCACACCAATTGATGTTCTGCCCCGGCGCACCGATCACGGTCAGCCTTGATGGTCATGTCACCACGGCCCATCGCCTGTTTATTCCTTCGCGTCACAACCACGCCATCCTTGAGACAGAGGGTGAGGTGTGGGCGTTGTATGCCGAGCCCATGATCTTTGACATCCAGCCATTGCAGCAACTGCTGGCAGACGGCGATTTATCCCCGCAGGCCCTGCTCAGGCTGCCCCGACGACGCCTTGACGACCCACGTATCGAACGCGCACTGGCCGCCCTTGATCAGCATCTGGTCGGCAAGGTATCGGCCCAGGCGTTGGCCGCAGCGGCGCATCTGTCATTGAGCCAACTGGAGCGTCTGTTCAATGATCGACTGGGCGTTCCCATACGCCGCCTCGTGTTGTGGCGACGGTTGCGCATTGCCCTGCAACTGGCCCTTGCCGGCAGCACGCTGACTGAGGCAGCCCACGGCGCGGGGTTTGCTGATTCCGCGCATTTTTCGCGGACCATGAAGCACTTGTTCGGGGTGACGGCGGGCGCGTCTTTGCGCCAACTGCAGGTGCAGTTTCTAGTGTAG
- a CDS encoding glycerophosphodiester phosphodiesterase, with translation MPVTFTKSALLLALMLGLDQAQAADPVSPAELATNEGIPYPAVIAHRGASYDAPESTAAAYKVARDLGADYLELDLQRSKDGVLFALHDNNLQRTTDVATKFPERKDAPANEFTWKELQSLDAGSWFNAAYPDRARPGFVGLKILSLDDIIKIAEGNPSHKPGLYIETKEPKQFPGIEADLKNKLLDKGWLSSAGSKLGKSNTGVGQGKGRVVLQTFEVASLKELQKEMPNTPKILLLWVGEGSIEPKSKVTFAESGEPTKAAYYAKQEPKDAAEFEKWVDQAKSLGAIGTGPSAELTDHGDQSYTDLVKPEMNKLTHDKGLLVHVYTVDEPVDFEKVMKAGVDGIFTNRAAELLKFYKRWPSSSVQDLLNDHKY, from the coding sequence ATGCCTGTCACGTTTACCAAGAGCGCCTTGCTGCTGGCGTTGATGCTCGGCCTCGACCAGGCTCAGGCTGCCGACCCAGTCAGCCCGGCTGAATTGGCGACAAACGAAGGCATTCCCTACCCTGCCGTAATCGCTCACCGTGGCGCTTCCTACGACGCGCCGGAGTCCACCGCCGCCGCCTACAAAGTTGCACGCGACCTGGGCGCCGACTATTTGGAACTGGACCTGCAACGCAGCAAGGACGGCGTGCTGTTTGCCCTGCACGACAACAACCTGCAGCGCACCACCGACGTGGCCACCAAGTTCCCCGAGCGCAAAGATGCGCCAGCCAACGAATTCACCTGGAAAGAACTGCAAAGCCTCGACGCCGGCAGCTGGTTCAACGCGGCCTACCCGGACCGCGCCCGCCCAGGCTTCGTCGGCCTGAAAATCCTCAGCCTGGACGACATCATCAAGATCGCCGAAGGCAACCCCTCGCACAAACCCGGCCTGTACATCGAGACCAAGGAGCCCAAGCAATTCCCGGGTATCGAAGCCGACCTGAAAAACAAGCTGCTGGACAAGGGCTGGCTGAGCTCCGCCGGTTCCAAGCTGGGCAAGAGCAACACCGGTGTCGGCCAGGGCAAGGGCCGTGTCGTGCTGCAAACCTTCGAGGTAGCCAGCCTCAAGGAGCTGCAGAAGGAAATGCCGAACACGCCGAAAATCCTGCTGTTGTGGGTCGGCGAAGGCAGCATCGAACCCAAGTCCAAAGTGACCTTCGCCGAATCCGGCGAACCGACCAAGGCCGCCTACTACGCCAAGCAAGAGCCGAAGGATGCCGCCGAGTTCGAAAAATGGGTCGACCAAGCCAAGAGCCTGGGCGCCATCGGCACCGGCCCGTCGGCTGAGCTGACCGACCACGGCGACCAGAGCTATACCGACCTGGTCAAACCTGAAATGAACAAGCTGACCCACGACAAGGGCCTGCTGGTGCATGTGTACACCGTGGATGAGCCGGTGGACTTCGAAAAAGTGATGAAGGCTGGCGTCGACGGTATTTTTACCAACCGCGCCGCCGAACTGTTGAAGTTCTACAAGCGCTGGCCGTCGTCCAGCGTGCAGGACCTGCTCAACGACCATAAGTACTGA
- a CDS encoding antibiotic biosynthesis monooxygenase family protein produces the protein MIAKTPAPPYYAVIFSSLRTEGDLGYGEAAARMLELAQQQPGFLGVESAREEGLGITVSYWASEAAIQAWKQQAEHRQVREQGRATWYTAFHTRVCKVERAYSFSN, from the coding sequence ATGATCGCCAAGACACCCGCCCCGCCTTATTACGCGGTGATTTTCAGCTCACTGCGTACCGAAGGCGACCTGGGCTATGGCGAAGCCGCCGCACGCATGCTGGAACTGGCACAGCAACAACCGGGTTTTCTCGGCGTGGAGTCGGCGCGGGAAGAGGGGTTGGGCATCACCGTGTCCTACTGGGCCAGCGAGGCGGCGATCCAGGCGTGGAAACAACAGGCCGAACATCGACAGGTACGTGAGCAAGGACGCGCCACCTGGTACACAGCGTTTCATACACGGGTGTGCAAGGTGGAGCGGGCCTACTCATTCTCAAATTGA
- a CDS encoding LysR family transcriptional regulator, translated as MLNAATHYQIDYPDLSLILALVRGGTLARAAALLKVDVSTVFRAMRRLEAALGQTLFEKSRAGYLPTSLASNLAQQAERAELALEAARIGVEQGGEVISGTVRLTCTDAVLQGLLLPALAQFMPAYPALTLELSTSNDFANLSRRDADIALRLTSKPPEHLVGRCLGTVAYQVCASADYARRHAGQDLTDLAWIAPDDFLPDHPTVAWRREHLPGVRPSYRCNSMQSVTELVRAGLGVAALPDFLMGDGLQPLGPALAGHDTSLWLLTRPDCRALRSVVTLFDELGRHVRGLRP; from the coding sequence ATGCTCAATGCAGCCACGCACTATCAAATCGACTACCCCGACCTGTCATTGATCCTTGCCCTGGTGCGTGGCGGCACCCTGGCGCGGGCGGCTGCGTTATTGAAGGTAGACGTGTCCACGGTATTCCGGGCGATGCGGCGGCTGGAGGCGGCACTGGGCCAGACCCTGTTTGAAAAAAGCCGCGCCGGTTACTTGCCCACCAGCCTGGCGAGCAACCTGGCGCAACAGGCCGAACGGGCAGAACTCGCACTGGAGGCTGCGCGCATAGGGGTGGAGCAGGGCGGCGAGGTAATCAGCGGCACCGTGCGCCTGACCTGCACCGACGCGGTATTGCAAGGCTTGCTGCTGCCGGCCCTGGCGCAGTTCATGCCGGCCTATCCAGCGTTGACCCTGGAACTGAGCACATCCAATGACTTCGCCAACCTCAGCCGGCGTGATGCGGATATCGCTCTGCGCCTGACCAGCAAGCCGCCAGAGCACCTGGTCGGACGTTGCCTGGGGACCGTGGCGTACCAAGTGTGTGCCAGTGCCGACTATGCACGTCGGCATGCAGGCCAGGATCTAACCGACCTGGCCTGGATCGCACCGGATGACTTTTTGCCCGACCACCCCACCGTGGCCTGGCGCCGTGAGCATTTGCCGGGCGTGCGCCCCAGTTACCGCTGCAACAGCATGCAGTCGGTGACTGAACTGGTGCGTGCCGGGCTGGGCGTGGCGGCGTTGCCGGATTTTCTAATGGGCGATGGCTTGCAACCACTGGGCCCTGCGTTGGCGGGGCACGACACCTCGCTGTGGCTGTTGACGCGCCCTGATTGCCGGGCGTTGCGTTCGGTGGTGACGCTGTTTGATGAGCTGGGGCGGCATGTGCGCGGGTTGCGACCTTAG
- a CDS encoding PepSY domain-containing protein, whose translation MKTLTAFFAATALTLTAGLAQADVRPDHIEGLLKSGAVMPFDKLNAAAVAKHAGATINDTELDHNNSGVLVYEVELTDTAGKQFEVKLDAKTGAVLEDKLDT comes from the coding sequence ATGAAAACTCTGACTGCCTTTTTCGCTGCCACTGCCCTGACCTTGACCGCCGGCCTGGCCCAAGCCGATGTTCGTCCGGATCATATCGAAGGCCTGCTCAAGTCCGGTGCGGTGATGCCTTTCGACAAACTCAACGCTGCCGCCGTGGCTAAACACGCCGGTGCCACCATCAACGACACCGAGCTGGACCACAACAACAGCGGCGTGCTGGTGTACGAAGTTGAACTGACCGATACCGCCGGCAAGCAATTTGAAGTGAAGCTCGACGCCAAGACCGGCGCTGTACTGGAAGACAAGCTCGATACTTGA
- a CDS encoding biotin-dependent carboxyltransferase family protein, with amino-acid sequence MIKVLKPGLATSVQDLGREGYYHLGIPPSGALDQYALSAANHLVGNPVGAAGLECTLIGPELEFQQDALVALSGALMSPRLDGEVVHQDTAFAVRAGQVLRFEFPKAGARTYLAVAGGIDVPLVLGSRSTYTLGALGGFDGRRLQEGDQLPIGTASGNGRAGNSLPMALRRSVGGDVTLRVVPGLYYERLTDGAKSSFFAEPWTVGSEADRIGYRFKGGSALSFQPREQPFGAGSDPSNIVDSCYPIGSIQVPAGLEPIVLHRDAVSGGGYAMIGTVISADLDLIGQMQPNQRAGFVAVTLEQALEARRVYKKRLKAMAGLFTP; translated from the coding sequence ATGATCAAGGTCCTCAAACCCGGCCTCGCCACCTCCGTGCAGGACCTCGGCCGCGAAGGCTATTACCACCTGGGCATTCCGCCCTCGGGTGCGCTTGACCAGTACGCGCTGAGCGCGGCCAACCACCTGGTGGGTAACCCCGTGGGTGCGGCTGGCCTGGAATGCACGCTGATTGGGCCTGAGCTGGAGTTCCAGCAGGACGCGTTGGTGGCGTTGAGCGGCGCCTTGATGTCGCCGCGCCTGGACGGTGAAGTGGTGCACCAGGACACCGCCTTCGCCGTGCGTGCCGGGCAGGTGCTGCGCTTTGAGTTTCCCAAGGCAGGCGCGCGTACTTACCTCGCCGTTGCCGGAGGCATCGACGTGCCGTTGGTGCTCGGCAGTCGCTCCACTTATACCCTTGGCGCCCTCGGTGGGTTTGACGGGCGGCGCTTGCAGGAGGGGGATCAGTTGCCCATCGGCACGGCCAGCGGTAATGGACGTGCGGGTAACAGCTTGCCGATGGCGTTGCGTCGTTCGGTGGGCGGCGATGTGACCTTGCGCGTGGTGCCGGGCCTGTATTACGAGCGCTTGACCGACGGCGCGAAAAGCAGCTTTTTTGCCGAGCCGTGGACGGTCGGCTCCGAGGCGGATCGCATTGGCTATCGCTTCAAGGGCGGCAGCGCGTTGAGCTTCCAGCCGCGGGAGCAGCCCTTTGGCGCTGGCTCCGATCCGTCGAATATCGTCGACAGTTGCTACCCGATTGGCTCGATTCAAGTGCCTGCTGGGCTTGAACCCATTGTGCTGCACCGCGATGCGGTGTCGGGCGGTGGCTACGCGATGATTGGCACGGTGATCAGCGCCGACCTGGATTTGATCGGGCAGATGCAGCCGAACCAGCGGGCAGGGTTTGTGGCGGTGACACTGGAGCAAGCGTTGGAGGCGCGGCGGGTCTACAAGAAGCGCTTGAAGGCCATGGCTGGACTCTTCACACCCTGA
- a CDS encoding CTP synthase: MTTPALHLALIGDYNPDVIAHQAIPVALQQAAAALGLSVHVQWLDTDTLTCTSALQGFDGFWCVPASPYRDTEGALRAIRFAREQKRPFLGTCGGFQHAVLEYARNVLGWADAEHGELAPDAERAVITPLSCTLVEVNDTVRLAPYTRIAQAYASVDIDEGYRCRYGINPTFADALLEGDLIPSAHDSAGDLRAVELLDHPFFVATLFQPERAALKGVTPPLALALLKACRGASV; encoded by the coding sequence ATGACAACCCCCGCTCTGCACCTCGCCCTGATCGGCGACTACAACCCTGATGTGATCGCCCACCAGGCTATCCCGGTGGCACTGCAGCAGGCCGCCGCCGCACTGGGCCTGAGCGTCCATGTGCAATGGCTCGACACCGACACACTCACCTGCACCTCTGCCCTGCAGGGTTTTGACGGTTTCTGGTGCGTACCCGCCAGCCCCTATCGCGACACCGAGGGCGCACTACGGGCGATCCGTTTTGCCCGCGAGCAAAAACGCCCTTTCCTCGGCACTTGCGGTGGCTTTCAACATGCCGTGCTGGAATATGCCCGCAACGTACTTGGCTGGGCAGATGCCGAGCATGGCGAGCTGGCTCCGGACGCTGAACGCGCCGTCATTACGCCACTGAGCTGCACACTGGTAGAGGTGAACGACACAGTGCGCCTGGCCCCTTACACGCGCATTGCCCAAGCCTACGCCAGCGTGGACATCGACGAAGGTTATCGATGCCGCTACGGCATCAACCCAACGTTTGCCGACGCACTGCTGGAAGGCGACCTGATTCCCAGCGCTCATGATTCGGCGGGCGACCTGCGCGCTGTGGAATTGCTCGACCATCCGTTCTTCGTCGCCACCTTGTTCCAGCCCGAACGCGCCGCGCTGAAGGGCGTCACCCCGCCGTTGGCGCTGGCCCTGCTGAAGGCTTGCCGAGGGGCATCGGTATGA
- a CDS encoding transporter yields the protein MNHSIDHAHQDPDLFGLLYGFRFRPGEKGLQIDSAAALAALQQPQDPEEFLWLHLNLAHAACERWMQAHLSLPEEFFEALHEGSRSTRIEHVDSALLAVVNDVVFNFSSMVSSDISTLWVCARSRLLVSARLQPLHSVDKLRSSVKAGEHFRSPLELLVHLLRDQGEVLTQIVRKTSISVDHIEDQLLSSRLSTNRAELGAARRVLVRLQRLLALEPGSLLRLLNRPPQWLQKEDVKELRKSTEEFALIINDLTALGERIKLLQEEIAANLNEQSNRTLFTLTVVTVLALPINIIAGFFGMNVGGVPLSQDPEGFWILVALVATFTVIAGRWAFRKRKDY from the coding sequence ATGAACCACAGCATCGACCACGCCCATCAGGATCCCGACCTGTTTGGCCTGCTTTACGGTTTTCGTTTTCGCCCTGGTGAAAAAGGTCTGCAGATTGACTCAGCCGCCGCCCTCGCCGCCTTGCAGCAGCCGCAAGACCCGGAAGAATTCCTGTGGCTGCACCTGAACCTGGCCCACGCCGCCTGCGAGCGCTGGATGCAGGCGCACCTGTCGCTGCCGGAGGAGTTTTTCGAAGCCCTGCATGAAGGCTCGCGCTCCACGCGGATTGAACATGTGGATTCGGCCTTGCTGGCCGTGGTCAACGACGTGGTGTTCAACTTCAGCAGCATGGTCTCGTCGGATATTTCCACGCTGTGGGTGTGTGCCCGCAGCCGCTTGCTGGTCAGTGCGCGCCTGCAACCGTTGCACTCAGTGGATAAATTGCGCTCATCGGTGAAAGCCGGTGAGCACTTTCGCTCGCCCCTGGAACTGCTGGTGCACCTGCTGCGGGACCAAGGCGAAGTGCTGACCCAGATCGTACGCAAGACCAGTATCAGCGTTGACCATATCGAAGATCAGTTGCTGTCTTCGCGCCTATCCACAAACCGCGCCGAACTCGGAGCCGCACGCCGGGTGCTGGTGCGTCTGCAACGCCTGCTGGCGCTGGAGCCGGGCTCGTTGCTGCGCCTGCTCAACCGCCCGCCGCAATGGCTGCAAAAGGAAGACGTGAAGGAGTTGCGCAAATCCACCGAGGAATTTGCGCTGATCATCAACGACCTGACTGCCCTGGGCGAACGCATCAAGCTGTTGCAGGAAGAAATCGCCGCCAACCTCAATGAGCAAAGCAACCGCACGTTGTTCACTCTTACTGTGGTGACGGTGCTGGCGTTGCCGATCAATATCATTGCCGGTTTTTTTGGCATGAACGTGGGGGGTGTGCCGCTGTCCCAAGACCCGGAAGGTTTCTGGATATTGGTTGCGCTGGTCGCGACTTTTACCGTGATTGCCGGGCGCTGGGCGTTCCGAAAGCGCAAAGACTACTGA
- a CDS encoding inorganic phosphate transporter, whose product MATPSLTASPHASPASQPRSDTKPGLLTVIMFFAVLAMGLLFTAYSLMHDVHEMGAQLTTWTPFLLLGVALLIALGFEFVNGFHDTANAVATVIYTNSLPPQFAVVWSGFFNFLGVLLSSGAVAFGIIALLPVELILQVGSSAGFAMIFALLIAAILWNLGTWWLGLPASSSHTLIGSIIGVGVANALMHGRDGTSGVDWSQAIKIGYALLLSPLIGFAFAALLLLALRAFVKNRALYKAPKGDTPPPWWIRGMLIATCTGVSFAHGSNDGQKGMGLIMLILVGTLPMAYALNRTMPADQSLQFAAVAQVTQVALVKAAPQPAPSDSRATLSTYVRTKEATPELVPALAAITGHIGEEVKSYGSLAAVPAEAVGNVRNDMYLTSETIRLMDKGKVGNFDADTQGKLQLFKQQIDNATRFIPLWVKIAVAIALGLGTMVGWRRIVVTVGEKIGKTHLTYAQGASAETVAMLTIGAADMFGLPVSTTHVLSSGVAGTMVANGGGLQMKTIRNLLMAWVLTLPAAILLSGSLYWLFTQLF is encoded by the coding sequence ATGGCCACCCCTTCCCTGACTGCCTCCCCCCACGCTTCACCCGCCTCCCAACCCCGGTCGGACACAAAACCAGGCTTGTTGACGGTGATCATGTTCTTCGCCGTACTTGCCATGGGTCTATTGTTCACCGCCTACAGCCTGATGCACGACGTGCACGAAATGGGCGCCCAGCTCACCACCTGGACGCCGTTCCTGTTGCTCGGCGTGGCGCTGTTGATCGCATTGGGTTTCGAATTCGTCAACGGTTTCCACGACACCGCCAATGCGGTGGCGACGGTGATCTACACCAACTCGTTGCCGCCGCAGTTTGCGGTGGTGTGGTCGGGATTTTTCAATTTCCTCGGGGTGTTGCTTTCCAGTGGCGCGGTGGCGTTCGGCATCATTGCCCTGCTGCCGGTGGAGCTGATTTTGCAGGTGGGTTCCTCCGCCGGTTTCGCCATGATCTTCGCCTTGCTGATCGCCGCAATCTTGTGGAACCTCGGCACCTGGTGGCTGGGGTTGCCGGCCTCGTCCTCCCACACCCTGATCGGCTCGATCATCGGCGTCGGCGTGGCCAACGCCCTGATGCACGGGCGTGACGGCACCAGCGGTGTGGATTGGAGCCAGGCGATCAAGATCGGCTATGCCTTGCTGTTGTCGCCGTTGATCGGCTTCGCGTTCGCCGCCTTGCTGTTACTGGCCCTGCGCGCCTTCGTGAAAAACCGCGCGCTGTACAAGGCACCCAAAGGCGACACGCCGCCGCCCTGGTGGATTCGCGGCATGCTGATCGCCACCTGCACTGGTGTGTCGTTCGCTCACGGCTCCAACGATGGGCAAAAAGGCATGGGCCTGATCATGCTGATCCTGGTGGGTACTTTGCCGATGGCCTATGCGCTGAACCGCACCATGCCTGCGGACCAGTCGCTGCAGTTCGCGGCAGTTGCGCAAGTGACGCAGGTTGCCTTGGTCAAGGCAGCACCGCAGCCGGCACCGAGCGACTCTCGCGCCACCTTGTCGACCTACGTGCGCACCAAGGAAGCCACGCCGGAACTGGTGCCCGCCCTCGCCGCCATTACCGGCCATATCGGCGAAGAAGTGAAAAGCTATGGCTCCCTCGCCGCCGTACCCGCCGAAGCCGTCGGCAACGTGCGTAACGACATGTACCTGACCAGCGAAACCATTCGCCTGATGGATAAGGGCAAGGTCGGCAACTTCGACGCCGATACCCAAGGCAAGCTGCAACTGTTCAAGCAACAGATCGACAACGCCACGCGCTTTATCCCGCTGTGGGTGAAGATCGCCGTGGCCATTGCCCTGGGCCTGGGCACCATGGTCGGCTGGCGGCGCATCGTGGTAACGGTGGGCGAGAAGATCGGCAAGACCCACCTGACTTACGCCCAGGGCGCGTCGGCCGAGACGGTGGCGATGCTGACCATCGGCGCGGCGGATATGTTCGGGCTGCCGGTGTCGACCACCCATGTGCTGTCCTCGGGGGTGGCCGGGACCATGGTGGCCAACGGCGGGGGTTTGCAGATGAAGACCATCCGCAATTTGCTGATGGCGTGGGTGCTGACATTGCCGGCGGCGATTTTACTGTCGGGTAGCCTGTACTGGCTGTTCACCCAGCTGTTCTGA